A genomic region of Thunnus albacares chromosome 2, fThuAlb1.1, whole genome shotgun sequence contains the following coding sequences:
- the cmklr1 gene encoding chemokine-like receptor 1, with amino-acid sequence MEMEGYEYESDYNYTYEGNFTPHEESVFQHKSTCSKEVLCVSLLVVSIIIFLLGFFGNALVIWITGFKMKKTVNTTWYLSLAISDFVFCVFLPFNITHTAMDEWIFGRFMCKFTPLAMFVNMFSSIFLLVVISVDRCMLVKFPVWSQNHRTVRKASVVVIIAWVVAIALSIPSTIFRDVHTYLGKTSCYNNYTSNPQSHRIIAFSRFLAGFVVPFIIIIICYSVIILKLRTNRMAKSTKPLKVMTALVAAFFICWLPYHLFILLELNHQNYDHNILTVGLQVGTAMAAANSFLNPVLYVFMGNDFKRKFKSSVLAKMENAMGEEGRTTSRYLSRSSSMDGRASTHI; translated from the coding sequence ATGGAAATGGAAGGATATGAATATGAGTCAGACTACAACTACACTTACGAAGGCAATTTCACTCCTCACGAGGAGTCAGTTTTTCAGCACAAATCAACATGTTCAAAGGAagtcctgtgtgtgtctttgctgGTGGTCAGTATAATCATTTTTCTGCTGGGTTTTTTCGGGAATGCTTTGGTCATCTGGATCACTGGCTTTAAGATGAAGAAGACGGTCAACACTACCTGGTACCTGAGCCTCGCAATCTCTGACTTTGTCTTCTGCGTCTTTCTCCCGTTCAACATCACCCACACGGCGATGGATGAGTGGATCTTTGGACGCTTCATGTGCAAGTTCACCCCCTTGGCTATGTTCGTCAACATGTTCAGCAGTATCTTCCTCTTGGTCGTCATCAGTGTTGACCGCTGTATGTTGGTCAAGTTTCCAGTCTGGTCCCAGAATCACCGCACTGTAAGGAAGGCATCTGTTGTTGTTATAATAGCCTGGGTTGTCGCTATCGCACTGAGCATTCCCTCTACAATCTTTCGAGATGTTCACACTTATCTGGGCAAGACCTCTTGCTACAACAACTATACATCAAACCCGCAAAGTCACAGAATTATTGCATTTAGCCGTTTCCTAGCAGGGTTTGTTGTCcctttcatcatcatcattatctgCTATTCTGTCATCATCCTCAAACTTCGCACCAACAGGATGGCCAAATCCACCAAGCCCCTCAAAGTCATGACTGCccttgttgctgcttttttcatCTGCTGGCTGCCCTACCACCTGTTCATCCTACTTGAGCTAAACCATCAAAACTACGACCACAACATTTTAACAGTCGGACTACAAGTTGGCACAGCTATGGCCGCAGCAAACAGCTTCCTCAACCCAGTGTTGTATGTTTTCATGGGCAACGACTTCAAGCGGAAGTTCAAGAGTTCTGTGCTCGCAAAGATGGAAAATGCGATGGGAGAGGAAGGCCGCACCACAAGCCGATACCTGTCCAGGTCCAGCTCCATGGACGGCAGAGCATCAACGCATATCTAG